One segment of Geomonas ferrireducens DNA contains the following:
- a CDS encoding peptidylprolyl isomerase has product MFFRNRPILAAIIVPLFSLALAACDVSREEHGEAASLLSPEGAPNEPVQKVNGSVITRGSVQRRLQLLLDRRGPVQPTGPEEIRLLRREALEQLIAAELLYQEARKSPVKNLDELVAQRIEQYRNRLPSDDAFARSLDEAGLSLPILKQEVRKELVVSDFVDTRFGQKVSVSEDEALSFYEENREKFKTGSSVRASQILVAVKEPCGERDKKEAMEKAEQLLQRVRQGENFGIIAQLQSDCASKVRGGDLGFFSRGDTNPRIEQVAFTLKPGEISNIVQTSYGYHILKLTEKRPPRLETYDEARGEIFQLLKREKTMKLAAEHVAQLRARARVERVTRQ; this is encoded by the coding sequence ATGTTTTTCAGAAACAGGCCGATTCTCGCCGCGATCATCGTGCCGCTTTTTTCGCTCGCCCTTGCCGCGTGCGACGTCTCCCGCGAAGAGCATGGAGAGGCAGCCTCGCTGCTTTCGCCTGAAGGTGCGCCGAACGAGCCGGTTCAGAAGGTGAACGGCTCGGTGATCACCCGGGGCTCGGTGCAGCGCCGCCTGCAGTTGCTCCTGGACCGGAGAGGTCCCGTGCAGCCGACCGGCCCCGAAGAGATTCGCCTGTTAAGACGCGAGGCGCTGGAGCAACTGATAGCGGCGGAACTCCTCTACCAGGAGGCCAGGAAGAGTCCGGTGAAAAACCTGGACGAGCTCGTGGCCCAGCGCATAGAGCAGTACCGCAACAGGCTCCCGAGCGACGACGCCTTTGCCAGAAGCCTCGACGAGGCAGGGCTTAGCCTCCCGATCTTGAAGCAGGAGGTGAGAAAAGAGCTGGTGGTGAGCGATTTCGTGGACACCAGGTTCGGACAGAAAGTCAGCGTGAGCGAGGACGAGGCCCTGAGTTTCTACGAGGAAAACAGGGAGAAGTTCAAGACGGGAAGCTCCGTCAGGGCGAGCCAGATCCTCGTTGCGGTGAAGGAACCGTGCGGCGAGCGCGACAAAAAAGAGGCCATGGAGAAGGCGGAACAGCTGCTGCAGCGGGTGCGCCAAGGTGAGAATTTCGGGATCATCGCACAGCTGCAGTCCGACTGCGCCAGTAAGGTTAGAGGCGGGGATCTCGGTTTTTTCAGCCGGGGCGACACGAACCCGCGCATCGAGCAGGTGGCCTTCACCCTGAAACCCGGGGAGATCAGCAACATCGTCCAGACGTCATACGGCTACCACATCCTGAAGCTGACCGAAAAACGCCCACCAAGGCTCGAGACCTACGACGAGGCGCGGGGAGAGATCTTCCAGCTGTTGAAACGGGAGAAGACCATGAAACTGGCGGCGGAGCACGTTGCTCAGCTGCGCGCCAGGGCGAGAGTGGAGCGGGTGACCCGGCAATAA
- the rpoH gene encoding RNA polymerase sigma factor RpoH, whose amino-acid sequence MTYTMPVPVDSLTLYLAEINRFPLLSADEEMDLACRFRNEGDLEAAHRLITANLRFVVKIAGEYRSYGMKMLDLIQEGNIGLMMAVRKFDPSKGVRLISYAVWWIRAYIQNHIISAWSLLKIGTTQAQRKLFFKLNQAKQAIAQMTGEGDLHAAALSLDVKDSEAQEMEQRLRGELSLDVEMFEGEGGTFLESLPDQRQNQEEMLAERQEATMLEQTVASALEHLNEKERFVIEQRVAAENPLTLQEIADHFSISRERVRQIEEGALKKMKRFLTPLVVEAQAA is encoded by the coding sequence ATGACATACACCATGCCGGTACCTGTAGACAGCCTTACCCTGTACCTCGCGGAGATCAACCGCTTCCCGCTTCTGTCGGCGGACGAGGAGATGGATCTGGCCTGCCGGTTCCGCAACGAAGGCGACCTGGAGGCGGCCCACAGGCTGATCACCGCCAACCTGCGCTTCGTCGTGAAGATAGCCGGGGAGTACCGCTCCTACGGGATGAAGATGCTGGACCTGATCCAGGAAGGGAACATCGGCCTCATGATGGCCGTGCGTAAGTTCGATCCCTCCAAGGGGGTTCGCCTCATCTCCTACGCCGTCTGGTGGATCAGGGCCTACATCCAGAACCACATCATTTCCGCCTGGAGCCTGTTGAAGATCGGGACCACCCAGGCTCAGAGAAAGCTCTTTTTCAAGCTGAACCAGGCCAAGCAGGCCATCGCCCAGATGACCGGCGAAGGTGATCTGCACGCGGCCGCCCTGTCCCTCGACGTGAAGGATTCCGAGGCCCAAGAGATGGAGCAGCGTCTGAGAGGGGAGCTCTCGCTCGACGTCGAGATGTTCGAAGGGGAGGGTGGTACCTTCCTGGAGAGCCTGCCGGACCAGCGCCAGAACCAGGAGGAGATGCTGGCCGAGCGGCAGGAGGCCACCATGCTCGAGCAGACGGTGGCAAGCGCCCTCGAGCACCTGAACGAGAAGGAGCGTTTCGTGATCGAGCAGCGCGTCGCCGCTGAGAACCCGCTGACCCTCCAGGAGATCGCGGACCACTTCTCCATCTCCAGGGAGCGCGTGCGCCAGATCGAGGAGGGTGCGCTCAAGAAGATGAAGCGTTTCCTGACCCCCTTGGTCGTGGAAGCGCAGGCGGCCTGA
- a CDS encoding branched-chain amino acid aminotransferase, giving the protein MEIRIVPISEGEKKAKYTDESKLGFGTIFTDYMLLVEWKAGQGWVDARIKKYEPFQIDPAALVLHYAQEIFEGLKAYKWEDGTIALFRPEMNARRFNHSAERLCMPDVPEELFVKGIEQLVALESAWVPGSEGTSLYIRPAMIAVEPHVGIKPSDHYYFYVILSPVGAYYAAGFNPVKIMVEDKYVRATPGGTGEAKTGGNYASSLKAGLEAKKKGYDQVLWLDGVHKRYIEEVGSMNMFFAYGDTIVTAPLEGSILRGITRDSVITLAKSMGLKVEERKIDVNELMQDLKSGKVTEAFGSGTAAVVTPVGTLCYAGETVQVGNGGVGKHTQTLYDTLTGIQTGKIEDKFGWMIKVK; this is encoded by the coding sequence ATGGAGATCAGGATAGTACCGATTAGCGAGGGGGAGAAGAAGGCCAAGTACACCGACGAGTCGAAGCTAGGCTTCGGCACGATCTTTACCGATTACATGCTGCTCGTCGAGTGGAAAGCGGGCCAGGGATGGGTCGACGCGCGCATCAAGAAGTACGAGCCGTTCCAGATCGACCCGGCGGCGCTCGTTTTACATTACGCGCAGGAGATCTTCGAGGGGCTCAAGGCCTACAAGTGGGAGGACGGCACCATCGCTCTGTTCCGCCCGGAGATGAACGCACGCCGCTTCAACCACTCCGCCGAAAGGCTCTGCATGCCTGACGTCCCGGAAGAACTCTTCGTGAAAGGGATCGAGCAGTTGGTGGCCCTCGAGAGCGCCTGGGTTCCCGGCTCGGAGGGGACCTCGCTCTACATCCGTCCCGCCATGATCGCCGTGGAGCCGCACGTCGGCATCAAGCCTTCGGACCACTACTACTTCTACGTCATCCTCTCCCCGGTGGGCGCCTACTACGCAGCCGGCTTCAACCCGGTCAAGATCATGGTCGAGGACAAGTACGTCCGCGCCACCCCCGGCGGCACCGGTGAGGCTAAGACCGGCGGCAACTACGCGAGTTCGCTGAAGGCGGGTCTCGAGGCGAAGAAGAAGGGGTACGACCAGGTGCTATGGCTGGACGGTGTGCACAAACGCTACATCGAGGAAGTCGGCTCGATGAACATGTTCTTCGCCTACGGCGACACCATCGTCACCGCTCCGCTCGAGGGGAGCATCCTGCGCGGCATCACCCGCGACTCCGTGATCACCCTCGCCAAATCCATGGGGCTCAAGGTCGAGGAGCGCAAGATCGACGTGAACGAACTCATGCAGGACCTGAAGAGCGGCAAGGTCACTGAGGCCTTCGGCAGCGGCACCGCCGCCGTGGTCACCCCGGTCGGCACCCTTTGCTACGCGGGCGAGACGGTTCAGGTCGGCAACGGCGGCGTCGGCAAGCACACCCAGACCCTGTACGACACCCTTACCGGCATCCAGACCGGCAAGATCGAAGACAAGTTCGGCTGGATGATCAAGGTCAAATAG
- the clpB gene encoding ATP-dependent chaperone ClpB has protein sequence MIRPEKMTVKTQEAIATAHENALAMSAPGIEAEHLLLALIDQEGGFVPDLIKKIGAPLPRLRESVDEVLKRLPKVTGGAQVGLSAALNRVLDQAQKEADGMHDAFVSTEHLLLALVASKDTPSGRLLSQNGVTRDGILAALKELRGGEAVNEQDPEQKYQALAKYCRDLTDLARQGKLDPVIGRDDEIRRVLQVLSRRTKNNPVLIGEPGVGKTAIAEGLAQRIVSGDVPETLKDKVIMALDMGALIAGAKYRGEFEERLKAVIKEVARSEGRIILFIDEMHTLVGAGAAEGALDASNMLKPALARGELHCIGATTLNEYRKHIEKDAALERRFQQVYAGEPSVEETISILRGLKEKYENYHKIRIKDSALIAAATLSDRYITDRFLPDKAIDLIDEAASRLRIEIDSKPTEIDEIDRRVIQLEIERQAMLREKDAKALDRLKKLEEELTTLKEQSAGLHDHWQRETSILKELGDLKERREEKVEEAKRAERDGLLARTAEIRYGEIPALEKEMEDKRLTLEAIQKEGKMLPEEVDAEMVAEVVAKWTGIPVNRMLETESEKLVRMEERLKSRVVGQDEALTLVANAVRRARSGLSDPNRPIGSFIFLGPTGVGKTETARALASFLFDDDQAIVRIDMSEYQEKHTVARLIGAPPGYVGYEEGGQLTEAVRRRPYCIVLFDEIEKAHPEVFNVFLQILDDGRLTDGQGRTVDFKNSVIIMTSNLGSQWIQQYGATDYARMQSEVMETLREAFKPEFLNRVDEIVIYHALPLERIKEIVSIQLNALVRRLEERSIGLEVTDQAKEFLAREGYDPAYGARPLKRALQRKIQDPLALMLLEGKFGPGDVVRVDLAPGGDSLAITRQQ, from the coding sequence ATGATTCGACCCGAAAAAATGACCGTGAAGACCCAGGAAGCGATTGCGACGGCGCATGAAAACGCCCTCGCCATGTCGGCTCCCGGCATAGAAGCCGAACACCTTCTGCTGGCCCTGATCGACCAGGAAGGGGGCTTCGTCCCCGACCTCATCAAGAAGATCGGTGCTCCTCTACCGCGCCTGCGTGAAAGCGTGGACGAAGTGCTCAAGCGCCTCCCCAAGGTGACCGGCGGCGCTCAGGTCGGGCTCTCGGCCGCTTTGAACCGCGTCCTCGATCAGGCCCAGAAGGAAGCGGACGGGATGCACGACGCCTTCGTCTCGACCGAACACCTTTTGCTGGCGCTGGTCGCGTCCAAGGACACCCCGAGCGGAAGGCTCTTAAGCCAGAACGGCGTGACCCGCGACGGCATACTCGCCGCGCTCAAGGAACTGCGCGGCGGCGAGGCGGTCAACGAGCAGGACCCGGAACAGAAATACCAGGCGCTCGCCAAATACTGCCGCGACCTCACCGACCTGGCCCGCCAGGGGAAGCTCGACCCTGTGATTGGCCGCGATGACGAAATCCGCCGCGTGCTCCAGGTGCTGTCGCGCCGGACCAAGAACAACCCGGTCCTGATCGGCGAGCCCGGCGTCGGCAAGACCGCCATCGCCGAGGGGCTCGCCCAGCGCATCGTTTCCGGCGACGTCCCGGAGACGCTGAAGGACAAAGTCATCATGGCGCTCGACATGGGGGCCCTTATCGCAGGGGCAAAGTACCGCGGCGAGTTCGAGGAGCGGCTGAAGGCGGTCATCAAGGAGGTAGCACGCTCGGAAGGTAGGATCATCCTCTTCATCGACGAGATGCACACTTTAGTCGGTGCCGGAGCAGCCGAAGGCGCCCTGGACGCCTCCAACATGCTGAAGCCTGCTCTTGCCCGCGGCGAGCTGCACTGCATCGGCGCCACGACACTGAACGAGTACCGGAAACACATCGAAAAGGACGCGGCCCTGGAGCGCCGTTTCCAGCAGGTCTACGCCGGGGAGCCGAGCGTCGAGGAGACCATCTCCATCCTGCGCGGCCTCAAGGAGAAATACGAAAACTACCACAAGATCCGCATCAAGGACTCGGCGCTCATCGCAGCGGCGACCCTCTCGGACCGCTACATCACGGACCGCTTCCTCCCGGACAAGGCGATCGACCTCATCGACGAGGCCGCGTCCCGGCTCAGGATCGAGATCGACTCCAAACCGACCGAAATCGACGAGATCGACCGCCGCGTTATCCAACTGGAGATCGAGCGCCAGGCCATGCTCCGCGAGAAGGACGCAAAGGCGCTGGACCGTCTGAAAAAGCTGGAAGAGGAGCTCACCACCCTCAAAGAACAGTCCGCCGGACTGCATGACCACTGGCAGCGGGAAACCAGTATCCTGAAGGAGCTGGGCGACCTCAAGGAGCGCAGGGAGGAGAAGGTCGAGGAGGCGAAACGCGCCGAGCGCGACGGGCTTCTCGCACGCACCGCGGAGATCCGCTACGGCGAGATCCCGGCTCTCGAGAAGGAGATGGAGGACAAGCGGCTCACCCTCGAGGCGATCCAGAAGGAAGGGAAGATGCTCCCAGAGGAGGTCGACGCCGAGATGGTGGCCGAGGTGGTCGCCAAGTGGACCGGCATCCCGGTGAACCGCATGCTGGAGACCGAAAGCGAGAAGCTCGTGCGCATGGAAGAGCGCCTTAAAAGCAGGGTCGTCGGGCAGGACGAGGCTCTCACCCTCGTCGCCAACGCGGTCCGCCGCGCGAGAAGCGGCCTCTCCGACCCGAACCGCCCCATCGGCTCCTTCATCTTCCTGGGTCCCACCGGCGTCGGCAAGACCGAGACGGCACGGGCGCTCGCCTCGTTTTTGTTCGACGACGACCAGGCCATCGTGCGCATCGACATGAGCGAATACCAGGAGAAACACACCGTCGCCCGTCTCATCGGTGCTCCGCCGGGATACGTCGGATATGAAGAAGGGGGACAGCTGACCGAGGCGGTGCGGCGCCGCCCCTATTGCATCGTGCTCTTCGATGAGATCGAGAAGGCCCACCCGGAGGTGTTCAACGTCTTCCTGCAGATCCTCGACGACGGGCGGCTCACCGATGGCCAGGGGAGGACGGTCGATTTCAAGAACTCGGTGATCATCATGACCAGCAACCTGGGCTCACAGTGGATCCAGCAGTACGGCGCCACCGACTATGCGAGGATGCAAAGTGAGGTGATGGAAACGCTCCGGGAGGCCTTCAAGCCGGAATTCCTGAACCGGGTGGACGAGATCGTCATCTACCACGCCCTGCCGCTCGAGCGGATCAAGGAAATCGTCTCGATCCAATTGAACGCCCTCGTCCGGCGGCTCGAGGAGCGGAGCATCGGTCTCGAGGTCACCGACCAGGCCAAGGAGTTCCTGGCGCGCGAAGGGTACGATCCCGCCTACGGCGCTCGTCCGCTGAAGCGTGCACTGCAGCGCAAGATCCAGGACCCGCTGGCCCTCATGCTGCTGGAAGGGAAATTCGGCCCCGGCGACGTGGTCCGGGTCGATCTGGCGCCCGGCGGCGACAGTCTGGCCATCACCAGGCAACAGTGA
- a CDS encoding DNA-binding protein, giving the protein MKRYSTIMSVLVTLALPVAGTCADAPKAPEKADTKVEAATAPGASEAMAKKAEAISKSVQKSGHSMMMAGTPAPGTPEANPNAAGKVVETMNSGGYTYANLESNGTKTWVAYPVLETRVGENLSFHNCMPMTNFQSKTLNRKFDTILFCSAPDVAATAPAKPAQKEAKKAAPGDPIKVEKANGANAYTVEEIFSKRAALDGKQVVVRGQVVKVAASIMNRNWVHLQDGTGSDGKKTNDLVVTTNDNAEEGDIITVTGTLAKDKDFGGGYRYNAIIEKGIVMK; this is encoded by the coding sequence ATGAAGCGTTATTCAACTATTATGTCGGTCCTTGTAACCCTGGCACTGCCCGTCGCAGGAACCTGTGCAGACGCACCCAAGGCGCCTGAAAAGGCGGATACCAAAGTAGAGGCAGCCACCGCTCCCGGCGCGTCTGAAGCAATGGCGAAGAAGGCCGAGGCCATCAGCAAGTCCGTGCAGAAGAGCGGGCACAGCATGATGATGGCGGGAACCCCTGCTCCGGGCACCCCGGAAGCGAACCCGAACGCGGCCGGCAAGGTCGTCGAAACCATGAACTCCGGGGGGTATACCTACGCCAACCTCGAGTCCAACGGCACCAAGACCTGGGTTGCCTATCCGGTCCTCGAGACCCGCGTGGGCGAGAACCTCTCCTTCCACAACTGCATGCCGATGACCAACTTCCAGAGCAAGACGCTGAACCGCAAGTTCGACACCATCCTGTTCTGCAGCGCACCGGACGTTGCCGCCACCGCCCCGGCAAAGCCCGCCCAGAAAGAGGCGAAGAAGGCCGCCCCCGGCGACCCGATCAAAGTTGAAAAGGCAAACGGCGCCAATGCCTACACCGTCGAGGAGATCTTCTCCAAGCGCGCCGCCCTGGATGGCAAGCAGGTGGTGGTCCGCGGCCAGGTCGTCAAGGTCGCAGCCTCCATCATGAACAGGAACTGGGTGCACCTGCAGGACGGCACCGGCAGCGACGGCAAAAAAACCAACGACCTCGTCGTTACCACCAACGACAACGCCGAAGAGGGCGATATCATCACCGTTACCGGCACCCTCGCCAAGGACAAGGACTTCGGCGGCGGCTACCGCTACAACGCGATCATCGAGAAGGGTATTGTGATGAAGTAA
- a CDS encoding M48 family metallopeptidase, translated as MSTTSLLIALYFCRFAAVCLLRFMNLSHLKRYGATVPEGFEGAVDADALAKSSRYTLAQSRLALIESIFDSAFLLLFMFTPLLPLYDAWIGSLTGSFLLRGVLFMLVLTLVQEVLEIPFSLYRTFRLERSFGFNTTTAGIWLSDFLKSTLISAVITGIVISAALLLVDHSPDLWWLWVWAFFALFSITMIYISPYIIEPLFSKFEPLKDEELAEEIRRMLERTGLRVKDVQQMDASRRSLHSNAYFTGIGRVKRIVLYDTLLEQMDRPEVLAILAHEAGHWKKGHIWKRLVLMEAGALALFFLVHLLLARGGLPALFGLSEASFMAQILMVSFLFSLVSFPLTPLGAWLSRRNEWEADGFAAALSGTPGALASALVKLSKENLSNLHPHPFYAWFYYSHPPAAARVAALRAAERETASE; from the coding sequence ATGTCGACCACATCGCTATTAATAGCACTCTACTTCTGCCGCTTCGCCGCGGTATGCCTGCTGCGCTTTATGAACCTGAGCCACCTGAAGCGCTACGGCGCTACGGTCCCGGAGGGGTTCGAGGGTGCGGTCGACGCGGACGCCCTGGCAAAATCGTCCCGCTACACCCTCGCACAGAGCAGGCTCGCGCTCATCGAATCCATCTTCGACAGCGCATTTTTGCTGCTCTTCATGTTCACCCCGCTGCTGCCGCTATACGATGCCTGGATCGGTTCTTTGACCGGCTCCTTCCTTTTGCGCGGCGTTCTCTTCATGCTGGTGCTCACCCTCGTGCAGGAGGTCCTCGAGATCCCCTTCTCGCTTTACCGCACCTTCCGGCTGGAGAGGAGCTTCGGTTTCAACACCACCACCGCGGGCATCTGGCTCTCCGACTTCTTAAAATCCACCCTGATCTCCGCGGTCATTACCGGCATCGTCATCTCGGCGGCGCTTCTGCTCGTCGATCACTCCCCCGATCTGTGGTGGCTCTGGGTCTGGGCCTTCTTCGCCCTCTTTTCCATCACGATGATCTACATCTCGCCTTACATCATAGAGCCGCTCTTCTCGAAGTTCGAGCCGCTCAAGGACGAGGAGCTTGCCGAGGAGATCAGGAGGATGCTCGAGAGAACCGGTCTGCGCGTGAAGGACGTCCAGCAGATGGATGCCTCGCGCCGCAGCCTCCACTCCAACGCCTACTTCACCGGCATCGGCAGGGTGAAAAGGATCGTGCTGTACGACACGCTCCTCGAACAGATGGACCGCCCCGAGGTGCTCGCCATTCTCGCGCACGAGGCCGGGCACTGGAAAAAAGGGCACATCTGGAAGCGCCTGGTGCTCATGGAGGCGGGGGCGCTCGCACTCTTTTTCCTGGTGCACCTACTGCTTGCCAGGGGCGGACTTCCCGCGCTCTTCGGGCTTAGCGAGGCATCCTTCATGGCGCAGATCCTCATGGTGAGCTTCCTGTTCTCGCTCGTCTCCTTCCCGCTCACTCCGCTCGGGGCCTGGCTTTCGCGTCGCAACGAGTGGGAGGCGGACGGTTTCGCCGCCGCGCTTTCCGGCACCCCCGGCGCGCTCGCCTCGGCCCTCGTCAAACTCTCCAAGGAAAACCTGTCCAACCTGCATCCGCATCCGTTTTACGCCTGGTTCTACTACAGCCACCCGCCGGCGGCCGCGCGAGTGGCGGCACTGCGCGCGGCGGAACGGGAAACTGCGTCGGAATAA
- the glgA gene encoding glycogen synthase GlgA, translating to MRLNILITASEAVPFAKEGGLADVVGALPRYLAARGHDVRVVMPRYYKVDRERYGLRLLPGTLTVPMGIIGNMYCGVYEGRMPGSDVPIYFLEHESFYGRDSLYETDNQGYLDNDNRFIFLSKAGLEICKMIRFTPDLVHAHDWHTAAVPLLMNTWYRHDHHLGRAASLLTIHNMQHQGSFYEGAMDVLGIGWEHFNFLELEKENQVNLLKGGIYHATLLNTVSEGYAREIQTEAYGWGLEGVVRERSDVLSGILNGVDYGEWNPEDDRLLPANFSASDMSGKKVCKRELQRSLGLPEREDVPLIGLVSRLVKQKGIDVLAEALPRLLDLDIQLVLLGAGEPWAHFYFGGMAAKRVDRFACRIGYDNALAHRIEAGCDFFLMPSAFEPCGLNQMYSMRYGTLPIVRATGGLDDSVDNFDAAQRTGDGFKFWKLDAGALFDTVGWAVHTWYHDPEGIKVLRQNAMAKRFTWEEAAQKYERLYLEGMRRKLGEEGFQQVFQERSRQKRIVPQESTERFQPQA from the coding sequence ATGCGCCTGAACATCCTGATCACCGCATCCGAAGCCGTCCCCTTCGCGAAGGAAGGGGGCCTAGCCGATGTAGTCGGCGCCCTCCCCCGTTACCTGGCGGCACGCGGACACGACGTGCGCGTGGTCATGCCGCGCTACTACAAGGTGGACCGGGAGCGTTACGGGCTTCGCCTGCTTCCGGGGACCCTCACGGTCCCCATGGGGATCATCGGCAACATGTACTGCGGCGTGTACGAGGGGAGGATGCCCGGCTCCGACGTGCCGATCTACTTCCTGGAGCACGAAAGTTTCTACGGGCGCGACTCGTTGTACGAGACGGACAACCAGGGGTATCTGGACAACGACAACCGCTTCATCTTTCTCTCCAAGGCGGGCCTGGAAATCTGCAAGATGATCCGGTTCACCCCGGACCTCGTGCACGCCCACGACTGGCACACCGCAGCCGTTCCGCTGCTCATGAACACCTGGTACCGCCACGACCATCATCTGGGCCGGGCCGCATCCCTTCTCACCATCCACAACATGCAGCACCAGGGGAGCTTCTACGAAGGGGCCATGGACGTCCTTGGCATCGGCTGGGAGCACTTCAACTTCCTCGAACTGGAGAAGGAGAACCAGGTGAACCTCCTTAAAGGAGGGATTTACCACGCCACGCTCCTTAACACGGTGAGCGAGGGATACGCCAGGGAGATCCAGACCGAGGCGTACGGCTGGGGGCTGGAGGGGGTGGTGCGCGAGCGTTCCGACGTGCTCTCCGGCATCCTGAACGGTGTCGATTACGGCGAGTGGAATCCGGAAGACGACCGACTGCTTCCGGCCAACTTCAGCGCCTCGGACATGAGCGGCAAAAAGGTGTGCAAGCGGGAGCTGCAGCGCTCGCTAGGGCTTCCGGAGCGCGAAGACGTCCCGCTCATCGGCCTGGTATCGCGCCTGGTGAAGCAGAAGGGGATCGATGTACTGGCCGAAGCCCTGCCGCGCCTTCTCGACCTCGACATCCAACTGGTTCTTTTGGGCGCCGGGGAGCCGTGGGCGCACTTCTATTTCGGCGGAATGGCGGCAAAACGTGTCGATCGCTTCGCCTGCCGCATCGGCTACGACAACGCTCTTGCCCACAGGATCGAGGCGGGGTGCGACTTCTTCCTGATGCCATCCGCTTTTGAGCCGTGCGGGCTGAACCAGATGTACAGCATGCGATACGGCACCCTTCCCATCGTGCGCGCGACCGGCGGGTTGGATGACTCGGTCGACAACTTCGACGCCGCCCAGCGCACCGGCGACGGCTTCAAGTTCTGGAAACTTGACGCGGGAGCCCTCTTCGACACGGTCGGCTGGGCCGTGCACACCTGGTACCACGATCCGGAGGGGATCAAGGTGCTGCGGCAAAACGCGATGGCGAAGCGGTTCACCTGGGAGGAGGCCGCGCAGAAATACGAGCGCTTGTACCTGGAAGGGATGCGGAGAAAGCTTGGCGAGGAAGGCTTCCAGCAGGTGTTTCAGGAGCGAAGCCGTCAGAAGAGGATAGTCCCACAGGAGAGTACGGAACGGTTCCAGCCGCAGGCGTGA